The following coding sequences lie in one Moritella viscosa genomic window:
- the epsJ gene encoding general secretion pathway protein J, translated as MRQQHTMKKSGFTLIEMMIAIAIFALLSLGAYQVLQGVLRSDEISKNHGNALKQLQRAMVIVERDFQQMNARNNRSDDELTAMPLQAGKFMFDSDDDGIAFVRSGWRNPLSQLPRSSLQRVMYRVKDAHLERLSYVYLDPTIGEEPKRQLILENVESLTFEFYHENKWSETWTNKTALPEGVKMTLTLKGFGEIQRLFLLPKATIDSGKNKDKDKDKDKEESR; from the coding sequence ATGAGGCAACAACATACTATGAAAAAAAGTGGCTTTACATTGATCGAGATGATGATTGCTATCGCTATCTTTGCCTTGCTTAGTCTGGGGGCTTACCAAGTATTACAAGGCGTATTACGCAGCGATGAAATTTCGAAAAATCACGGGAATGCATTAAAACAATTGCAACGGGCAATGGTCATTGTCGAGCGTGATTTTCAACAAATGAATGCGCGTAATAATCGCAGTGATGACGAACTGACTGCAATGCCATTGCAAGCGGGAAAATTCATGTTTGATAGTGATGACGATGGTATTGCTTTCGTTCGCAGTGGTTGGCGTAATCCGTTATCCCAGTTACCACGTTCATCGTTACAGCGGGTAATGTATCGTGTTAAAGATGCGCACTTAGAACGTTTAAGTTATGTTTATTTAGACCCGACGATAGGCGAAGAACCAAAGAGACAGTTGATCCTCGAAAATGTAGAGTCGCTCACATTTGAGTTTTATCATGAAAATAAATGGAGTGAGACTTGGACGAACAAGACCGCGCTACCTGAAGGCGTTAAAATGACGCTAACATTAAAAGGTTTTGGTGAAATTCAGCGCTTATTCCTATTACCTAAAGCGACAATCGACAGTGGTAAAAATAAAGATAAAGATAAAGATAAAGATAAAGAAGAGAGCCGCTAA
- the epsH gene encoding general secretion pathway protein H has product MKNRTHQESGFTLLEIMLVIFLMGMMVTGVVMTMSSSGPDKQLKKEAARFIGVLELAEEEALLSSIEMGIVIEEQHYQFVYLDDNDKWSAFNDSKFFAKKELQEDMLMSLELAGLKAEGRLLGDRKLFADDDGLFEDDGGLFEGDGKDERIEPDVFIYSSGEITDFTLTFTYMDADVGDSSIKVQFDEYGKLMINTTVDGF; this is encoded by the coding sequence ATGAAGAATCGTACTCATCAAGAATCTGGCTTTACACTATTAGAGATAATGTTAGTTATATTCTTAATGGGCATGATGGTCACCGGTGTTGTCATGACAATGAGTTCTTCTGGCCCTGATAAGCAACTCAAAAAAGAAGCTGCTCGTTTTATCGGAGTGCTAGAACTGGCCGAAGAAGAAGCCTTACTCAGTAGTATTGAAATGGGGATCGTGATTGAAGAGCAGCACTATCAATTTGTTTATTTAGATGACAATGATAAATGGTCCGCATTTAATGATTCTAAATTTTTTGCTAAAAAAGAGCTACAAGAAGACATGCTTATGTCACTTGAGTTGGCGGGGTTGAAAGCGGAAGGCCGCTTGTTAGGTGATCGTAAACTATTTGCTGATGATGATGGTTTGTTTGAGGATGATGGCGGACTATTTGAAGGTGATGGAAAAGACGAACGTATTGAACCGGATGTGTTTATTTATTCAAGCGGTGAGATTACCGATTTTACGTTGACGTTTACCTACATGGATGCGGACGTTGGGGACAGTAGTATCAAGGTCCAATTTGATGAATATGGAAAATTAATGATTAATACCACCGTGGATGGATTTTAA
- the epsL gene encoding general secretion pathway protein L, protein MSEQLVVRLGSESRQAIHWLVWSTVENEIIASGVLANTAELIELKSRAGGRPIIALVPSCDITFKEVELPGRSNKQLLNALPYMLEQELSSDIDKLHFSVLGKTGNTVSVAVIAHDKMQEWQSWLSDAELVCAQVIPDALTLPYSEESWSAIELDGQWLIRQTRTQGMCIETALLGFVLATAAHVDIDDESAVQTVTSYSNIDHLELDNWQQNTIELPMKLCAEGAVTSRYNLLQGEYKIVREENVALKLWRGTAIAAGLAIVMIFVNQFVTLNKLEQQQMALENEIKQVYKTVFKPKKMRLNTRLVKKQMQNRLNDLRGGGDDSGFLVMLSKLTPTFKELPGIEPISVRFDTKQSTLRLQASAADFQNFDKLKSSLSTLFDVEQGTLSQRNGRVQGTLDIKGKK, encoded by the coding sequence ATGAGTGAGCAATTAGTAGTAAGGCTTGGTAGTGAAAGTCGACAAGCAATACATTGGTTGGTGTGGTCAACTGTTGAAAATGAGATCATTGCATCGGGAGTGTTGGCAAATACAGCTGAACTGATTGAGCTCAAATCCCGTGCTGGTGGACGACCTATCATTGCATTAGTTCCAAGTTGTGATATCACGTTTAAAGAAGTGGAATTACCTGGACGTAGTAATAAACAACTACTCAACGCATTACCCTACATGCTAGAACAAGAATTGAGTAGTGATATTGATAAGTTACACTTTTCTGTTCTAGGTAAGACTGGGAATACAGTATCCGTTGCGGTGATCGCGCATGACAAAATGCAGGAGTGGCAATCATGGTTATCGGATGCCGAACTAGTCTGCGCACAAGTCATTCCTGATGCCTTAACATTGCCGTACAGTGAAGAGAGTTGGAGTGCGATTGAATTAGATGGTCAATGGCTTATTAGGCAAACTCGTACACAAGGTATGTGTATTGAGACCGCACTATTAGGTTTTGTCTTGGCTACGGCTGCTCATGTAGACATTGATGATGAGAGCGCTGTGCAAACGGTGACTAGCTATTCTAATATCGATCATCTTGAGTTAGATAATTGGCAACAGAATACAATTGAGTTGCCAATGAAACTTTGTGCTGAGGGAGCTGTTACTAGCCGTTATAACTTATTGCAAGGTGAGTACAAAATAGTACGTGAAGAAAATGTCGCATTAAAATTATGGCGTGGTACTGCTATCGCAGCAGGTTTAGCTATTGTGATGATCTTTGTGAATCAATTTGTGACGTTAAATAAGTTAGAGCAGCAACAAATGGCATTAGAAAACGAGATTAAGCAGGTATATAAAACGGTATTTAAACCGAAGAAAATGCGCCTAAATACTCGTTTAGTTAAAAAACAGATGCAGAATCGTTTAAATGATTTACGTGGTGGGGGCGATGACTCAGGGTTCTTAGTGATGTTAAGTAAGCTAACCCCTACATTTAAAGAATTACCGGGTATTGAACCTATTTCCGTTCGATTTGATACGAAACAGTCAACATTACGATTACAAGCAAGTGCGGCAGACTTTCAGAACTTTGATAAATTAAAATCATCGTTATCAACACTGTTTGATGTTGAACAAGGGACGTTAAGTCAACGAAACGGTCGCGTTCAGGGCACGCTGGATATTAAGGGTAAAAAATGA
- the epsI gene encoding general secretion pathway protein I — translation MKPCLGKKTLFKQAGMTLLEVMVAMAVFGTAGLAVMKVATENLSSLAYLEEKTFANWVAANTLTELKLTKKIPGKSWRKGESELAGRTWYWRYKAESTDSSDFVGVTVEVATDKQYDSTISHLLTYVVR, via the coding sequence ATGAAACCATGCTTAGGAAAAAAAACATTATTTAAGCAAGCTGGCATGACATTATTAGAAGTCATGGTGGCGATGGCGGTATTTGGTACGGCGGGTCTGGCCGTGATGAAAGTAGCGACTGAAAATCTTAGCAGTCTAGCCTATTTGGAAGAAAAAACATTCGCCAATTGGGTAGCTGCTAATACTTTGACTGAATTAAAGCTAACAAAAAAAATACCTGGAAAATCATGGCGAAAAGGTGAGTCTGAATTAGCGGGTCGAACTTGGTACTGGCGCTATAAAGCAGAATCGACAGACAGCAGTGATTTTGTCGGGGTGACGGTCGAAGTGGCTACAGATAAGCAGTATGACTCAACGATTAGTCATTTACTCACCTATGTGGTGCGCTAA
- a CDS encoding transporter, producing the protein MSTISTTIESAKRGQFSSKFGFIMAAAGSAVGVGNIWGFPTQAASNGGGAFLLVYLVLIFMLGYPMLIAELMIGRHGQTNPANALSKLAKNKSVKLIGITIGLAAIITSALIFSFYGILSGWFISNTLAPIAEMMGSTTTANWLVDMSLSRNVIFTVIFAIFTVLVIQQGVEDGIEKWSKRLMPLLFLMLIAAMLYILTQPGAELGLRALLVPDFSRILDRDVLIGALGQTFFSLSLGSGCMMVYGSYLNKKENIAKLAAQVTLMDTAVAFVAGMVILPAMYVASHNGVEIFAADGSLLSSDTLVFTVLPALFETMGAAQYPVSILFFALLFVAALTSAIGMMESPTSYLAERASMTRKKAAYIVGTIVTALSLVIVFNFSTLFGFVITLTTQYAQPLISLGVAIFAGWVWSRKGLMAEIREQEGVTEHSIFWKIWPVYVKFVCPVLVLILVFASFQ; encoded by the coding sequence ATGTCGACCATCAGTACAACAATAGAATCAGCTAAACGCGGCCAGTTTAGCTCTAAATTTGGTTTCATTATGGCAGCAGCAGGGTCTGCTGTTGGTGTTGGTAATATTTGGGGATTCCCAACTCAAGCAGCAAGTAACGGCGGCGGTGCTTTTTTACTGGTTTATCTTGTACTCATCTTTATGCTTGGCTATCCAATGCTAATTGCTGAATTGATGATCGGCCGCCATGGACAAACAAACCCCGCTAATGCATTAAGTAAACTAGCTAAAAATAAAAGCGTTAAATTAATTGGTATTACTATTGGCCTTGCGGCAATCATAACGTCAGCACTGATTTTTTCTTTCTACGGTATTTTATCAGGTTGGTTCATCAGTAATACCTTAGCACCAATTGCAGAAATGATGGGTTCTACAACAACGGCTAACTGGTTAGTTGATATGTCATTATCACGCAACGTGATATTTACAGTGATATTCGCGATATTCACAGTCCTAGTTATCCAACAAGGTGTAGAAGACGGTATCGAAAAATGGTCGAAACGTTTAATGCCACTGTTATTTTTAATGCTTATCGCTGCAATGCTTTATATCTTGACTCAACCAGGCGCAGAGCTAGGTTTACGAGCATTACTTGTTCCAGACTTTAGCCGTATCCTAGACCGTGACGTACTGATTGGAGCACTCGGTCAAACATTCTTCTCACTATCATTAGGCAGTGGTTGCATGATGGTATACGGTTCTTACTTAAACAAAAAAGAAAATATTGCTAAATTAGCCGCGCAAGTGACACTGATGGATACCGCTGTCGCATTTGTTGCAGGTATGGTGATCTTACCTGCTATGTATGTGGCTTCACATAACGGCGTTGAGATCTTCGCTGCAGACGGTAGTCTACTGAGTTCTGATACATTAGTGTTTACAGTATTACCGGCATTATTTGAAACGATGGGCGCTGCACAATACCCAGTTTCAATTTTATTCTTTGCATTATTGTTTGTTGCCGCATTAACATCGGCGATTGGTATGATGGAATCACCAACAAGTTATCTTGCAGAACGTGCATCGATGACACGTAAGAAAGCAGCCTATATCGTTGGTACGATCGTCACCGCGCTTAGTTTAGTGATTGTATTTAACTTCTCAACACTGTTTGGTTTTGTTATTACACTCACGACACAATATGCACAACCTCTCATAAGTTTAGGCGTAGCAATCTTTGCAGGTTGGGTTTGGAGCCGTAAAGGCTTAATGGCAGAGATCAGAGAGCAAGAAGGTGTAACAGAGCATTCTATCTTCTGGAAGATCTGGCCTGTATACGTAAAGTTTGTTTGCCCAGTATTAGTACTTATTCTGGTGTTCGCGTCATTCCAATAA
- the epsF gene encoding general secretion pathway protein F: MPAFSYLAIDQKGKKKKGVVEADGPKQARTLLREKGLTPLEVEMSAAAENKKASAGFTFKRGISTADMALLTRQLSTLIAASLPLEESLKAVAEQSELPRIQNMILAVRSRVVEGHTLAESFAEFPHAFDDLYCSMVASGEKSGHLDKVLNRLADYTEQRQKMTSQLTQAMIYPVMLTLVAIGVVSLLLTSVVPKVVGQFEHMGQELPQITQILIGLSDFVSNYGLYLVAGIVLTIIVIKRLLLKSANRLIFDERLLKVPVIGKVSRGINTARFARTLSILNASAVPLLESMSIAGQVLTNMHARKLVEAATMRVREGTSLRAALTETKLFPPMMLHMIASGEQSGELGPMLERAADNQDSQFEAQVTMALGIFQPLLVVSMSFVVLFIVMAILQPILSLNQMVAG, encoded by the coding sequence ATGCCTGCATTTTCTTATTTAGCGATTGATCAAAAAGGTAAAAAGAAAAAAGGGGTCGTGGAAGCTGATGGGCCAAAGCAAGCGCGTACTTTATTGCGTGAAAAAGGCTTAACCCCGCTTGAAGTTGAAATGTCTGCTGCTGCTGAAAATAAAAAGGCGTCAGCTGGCTTTACCTTTAAACGTGGTATTAGCACTGCGGATATGGCGTTATTAACCCGTCAGTTATCCACTTTGATTGCCGCTTCCCTTCCACTAGAAGAATCATTAAAAGCGGTTGCAGAACAAAGTGAACTACCGCGTATTCAGAACATGATCTTGGCAGTACGTAGTAGGGTTGTTGAAGGGCATACATTAGCGGAAAGTTTTGCTGAGTTCCCCCACGCATTTGACGATTTGTATTGTTCGATGGTGGCCTCTGGCGAAAAGTCAGGTCATTTAGATAAAGTACTAAATCGCTTGGCTGACTATACCGAACAACGCCAAAAAATGACCAGTCAATTAACGCAAGCCATGATTTATCCGGTAATGTTAACGCTGGTGGCTATTGGTGTTGTGTCGCTCTTATTGACAAGTGTCGTGCCTAAAGTTGTTGGCCAGTTTGAACACATGGGACAAGAATTACCGCAAATCACCCAAATATTGATCGGACTTTCTGATTTTGTCAGTAACTATGGTCTTTATCTTGTTGCCGGAATTGTCCTTACGATCATTGTTATTAAACGCTTGTTATTAAAATCGGCGAATCGCTTGATATTCGATGAACGATTATTAAAAGTGCCTGTCATTGGTAAGGTCAGTCGTGGAATTAATACTGCGCGTTTCGCTCGAACATTAAGTATTTTAAATGCCAGTGCGGTACCGTTACTCGAAAGTATGTCGATTGCAGGGCAGGTATTAACCAATATGCATGCACGGAAATTAGTGGAAGCGGCGACAATGCGCGTTCGTGAAGGTACAAGTTTAAGAGCTGCATTAACGGAAACAAAGCTATTTCCACCTATGATGCTACATATGATCGCCAGCGGTGAGCAAAGTGGTGAATTAGGCCCAATGCTAGAACGTGCTGCAGATAACCAAGATTCACAATTTGAAGCGCAAGTAACTATGGCATTAGGCATTTTTCAACCCTTACTAGTGGTAAGTATGTCGTTTGTTGTATTATTTATCGTGATGGCAATTCTTCAACCGATTTTGTCTTTAAACCAGATGGTTGCAGGTTAG
- the nudE gene encoding ADP compounds hydrolase NudE → MTHQKPKILSTNIVAESRLFKIESVALRFSNGIERTYERMKGGGHGAVMMVPVDADNNLILIREYAVGTDSYELGFPKGAIDKGETALIAANRELMEEIGYGAKTLSLLKEVNLAPSYFSARMQIYLAQDLYPESCEGDEPEPLEIIKWPLARANELLDNDEITESRAICALLLALKQLDK, encoded by the coding sequence ATGACACATCAGAAACCTAAAATATTAAGCACGAATATTGTCGCAGAAAGTCGACTATTTAAAATTGAGTCTGTTGCACTGCGCTTTTCTAATGGTATCGAACGTACTTACGAAAGAATGAAAGGTGGTGGTCACGGCGCCGTTATGATGGTGCCTGTCGATGCGGATAATAATCTTATCTTGATCCGTGAATACGCTGTCGGTACTGATAGTTACGAACTTGGTTTTCCTAAGGGGGCGATCGATAAAGGTGAAACCGCATTGATTGCTGCCAATCGAGAGTTAATGGAAGAGATTGGATATGGGGCTAAAACACTAAGCTTACTGAAAGAAGTTAACTTAGCTCCGAGTTATTTTTCTGCTCGAATGCAGATTTATCTTGCACAAGATCTGTACCCAGAATCTTGTGAGGGTGATGAACCTGAGCCACTCGAAATTATAAAGTGGCCGTTAGCCAGAGCAAATGAGTTACTTGATAATGATGAAATCACAGAATCACGTGCTATTTGCGCATTATTACTTGCCCTAAAACAACTAGATAAGTAA
- the epsG gene encoding general secretion pathway protein G, with translation MNNKKRNVSGFTLLEIMVVIVILGVLASMVIPNLLGNKEKADRQKVVSDIVALENAMDMYKLDNSRYPTTEQGLDALVEMPDVDPEPRDYRTGGYIKRLPQDPWGNEYLLVSPGENGQVDIYSIGLDGEEGSEDDIGNWNMHDK, from the coding sequence ATGAATAATAAAAAACGGAATGTGTCAGGTTTTACCCTGTTAGAGATCATGGTTGTTATCGTGATTCTTGGTGTACTTGCATCAATGGTTATCCCTAATTTATTAGGTAATAAAGAAAAAGCGGATCGTCAAAAAGTTGTATCCGATATTGTCGCATTAGAAAATGCAATGGATATGTACAAGTTGGACAATAGTCGCTACCCAACGACAGAACAAGGCTTAGACGCATTAGTTGAAATGCCGGATGTAGATCCAGAACCAAGAGATTATCGAACAGGTGGTTACATCAAGCGTTTACCGCAAGACCCTTGGGGTAATGAATATCTATTAGTTAGCCCTGGTGAAAATGGTCAAGTTGATATTTATTCTATTGGTTTAGATGGTGAAGAAGGTTCCGAAGACGATATCGGCAACTGGAACATGCATGATAAGTAA
- the epsN gene encoding general secretion pathway protein M, with amino-acid sequence MRNKLLGLCFIMIAYVSFLIGTLPATLVLSYVPLPANLAISQVEGTVWQGEAKRVSFNQIEVQDVRWNTSVIALLTGSAQVYVEFGRGKNSLRGSGELGYSSAGVYAQDFTVTASSEWLVTASNIPLPVTTKGSVKLIIAEMQQGIPWCEQLDGQLSWSNAGIESLLGNIEIDSAVANLSCDKGAIVANIKQSSNQLKLSGIATLEDKGKYTLSGVLVPSNELPQSIRSNLRYVGQENAKGEYKINYAGRI; translated from the coding sequence ATGAGAAATAAACTTTTAGGACTATGTTTTATCATGATTGCATATGTATCCTTTCTTATCGGCACACTACCAGCTACATTAGTATTATCATATGTTCCATTACCTGCTAACTTAGCGATTAGCCAAGTTGAAGGTACGGTATGGCAAGGGGAAGCAAAACGGGTCTCTTTTAATCAGATTGAAGTGCAAGATGTTCGCTGGAATACATCGGTAATTGCGCTATTAACGGGATCCGCACAAGTTTACGTTGAGTTTGGTCGTGGTAAGAATAGCTTACGCGGCAGTGGTGAACTAGGCTATTCAAGTGCAGGTGTTTATGCGCAAGATTTCACGGTAACGGCAAGTTCGGAATGGTTAGTCACGGCGAGTAATATTCCATTACCAGTGACGACTAAAGGCAGCGTTAAATTGATAATAGCAGAGATGCAGCAAGGAATCCCTTGGTGTGAACAGCTTGATGGACAGTTGAGTTGGTCTAATGCGGGCATTGAATCACTGTTGGGAAATATAGAGATTGATTCTGCCGTCGCTAATTTAAGTTGTGACAAGGGGGCGATTGTTGCCAACATCAAGCAGAGCTCTAATCAGTTAAAATTATCTGGTATTGCGACGTTAGAAGATAAAGGTAAATACACGCTTTCAGGAGTACTTGTACCAAGTAATGAATTACCGCAATCAATACGCAGTAATTTACGTTATGTTGGCCAAGAAAATGCCAAGGGTGAATATAAGATTAATTACGCTGGCCGCATATAA
- the epsM gene encoding general secretion pathway protein M, protein MKAHWQQLDQKEKQLVSLLIATLLLACGYWLVWQPLQNDISNTQRKVNVQTQTLADVKVIGQKIMNLQGGQVNHPEAGDLNQLVSLSAKRNKIMITRIQAKADNLQVWIDDVNFNQLTTWLEQLNKQYGIEIQNIDLSVSDKKGMVKVRRLQLGKRA, encoded by the coding sequence ATGAAGGCACACTGGCAGCAATTAGATCAAAAAGAAAAACAGCTCGTTAGTCTATTAATCGCCACGTTATTGCTTGCATGTGGTTATTGGCTGGTTTGGCAACCGTTGCAAAATGATATTAGCAATACCCAACGAAAAGTTAACGTCCAAACGCAAACTCTCGCCGATGTGAAGGTGATAGGGCAAAAGATCATGAATTTACAGGGAGGCCAAGTAAACCATCCTGAAGCTGGTGATCTTAACCAGCTTGTTAGTCTTAGTGCTAAACGTAATAAGATAATGATCACACGTATTCAAGCAAAAGCAGATAATCTGCAAGTATGGATTGATGATGTTAATTTTAACCAGCTTACTACTTGGTTAGAACAATTGAATAAACAATACGGTATTGAAATCCAGAATATAGATCTGAGTGTGTCAGATAAAAAAGGGATGGTTAAGGTTCGCCGATTACAGCTAGGAAAAAGAGCATGA
- the epsK gene encoding general secretion pathway protein K — MIYASKQRGIALLTVLLILAVMVIIASNMSSRLQLELRRTSNIMTHQQALWYAYGAEALVEKGLKQALKDDDTINLDQYWATEGMMYPVENGLIGGQVFDMQACFNVNAVTGEDKDGQAPLKVRLFRNLLEQLDLDAYESEQLSDALRDWIDSDTNVVSSYGVEDAYYESLNYPYQAGNQRLINVSELRAIKGFNQAVYRKVRPYLCALPTADLKINVNTIVIDKPEILAGLFAGQLSLDVAKTILEERPNGGWKSTADFLALPLLAGIKTDAAEKAVFDIKSSYFVALLQAEFASATMKVESLFKAESKDSVYVIRRQFGGAQ, encoded by the coding sequence ATGATATATGCCTCTAAACAGCGTGGTATTGCACTATTGACCGTCCTACTTATTCTGGCTGTAATGGTAATTATTGCTAGTAATATGTCATCACGTTTACAGCTGGAATTACGCCGCACCAGTAATATCATGACGCATCAACAAGCCCTTTGGTATGCTTATGGTGCAGAGGCATTGGTTGAAAAGGGATTAAAGCAAGCCTTGAAAGACGATGATACGATTAACTTAGATCAATATTGGGCCACAGAAGGCATGATGTACCCAGTTGAAAATGGACTCATTGGTGGTCAGGTTTTTGATATGCAAGCCTGTTTTAATGTTAATGCTGTTACTGGTGAAGATAAAGACGGTCAAGCCCCACTGAAGGTCCGCTTGTTCCGTAATTTATTAGAACAGCTTGATCTAGACGCATATGAATCGGAGCAATTAAGTGATGCCTTACGTGACTGGATTGATAGTGATACAAATGTGGTATCGAGTTACGGTGTCGAAGATGCTTACTATGAGTCCCTCAATTACCCTTATCAAGCGGGTAATCAACGTTTAATTAATGTCAGTGAACTACGGGCAATAAAAGGATTTAACCAAGCTGTTTATCGTAAGGTTCGTCCTTATCTTTGCGCCTTACCTACAGCAGACTTAAAGATAAACGTGAATACCATTGTGATTGATAAGCCTGAGATATTAGCTGGATTATTTGCAGGGCAATTATCACTAGATGTAGCGAAAACAATATTGGAAGAACGGCCTAATGGCGGTTGGAAATCAACTGCGGATTTCTTAGCGTTACCGTTATTAGCTGGTATTAAGACTGATGCAGCAGAGAAAGCTGTGTTTGATATAAAAAGTAGTTATTTTGTTGCGCTATTACAAGCTGAATTTGCTAGTGCAACCATGAAAGTAGAATCGTTATTTAAAGCTGAAAGCAAAGATAGTGTTTATGTTATTCGTCGACAATTCGGAGGAGCTCAATGA
- a CDS encoding HTH-type transcriptional regulator, TetR-family produces MTGIRAQQKEKTRRSLINASFRLVTAERSYSNLSLREVAREAGIAPTSFYRHFCDMEELGLTMVDEGGLTLRQLMRQARQRIETGGSVIKTSVETFMEFVEQNPNIFRVLLRERSGTSAAFRAAVSRELRHFSAELTDYIELASKLSRDEATIQSEAMVTIVFNAGAEALDLSNEERRILSDRTIMQLRMIAKGAAVLKMTRGITL; encoded by the coding sequence ATGACCGGAATTAGAGCCCAGCAAAAAGAAAAAACCCGCCGTTCACTGATCAACGCGTCATTTAGACTCGTGACAGCAGAGCGAAGCTATTCAAATTTAAGTTTACGTGAAGTTGCACGTGAAGCTGGGATCGCACCTACGTCTTTCTACCGCCATTTTTGTGATATGGAAGAATTGGGTTTAACCATGGTTGATGAAGGAGGGCTGACATTAAGACAATTGATGCGTCAAGCACGACAACGTATTGAAACCGGTGGTAGCGTGATCAAAACCTCTGTAGAAACATTTATGGAATTTGTTGAACAGAATCCAAATATTTTTCGAGTATTATTGCGTGAGCGTTCAGGCACATCGGCGGCCTTTCGAGCTGCGGTATCTAGGGAGTTACGTCACTTTAGTGCTGAGCTAACCGATTATATTGAACTTGCAAGTAAACTCAGCCGTGATGAAGCGACGATTCAATCTGAGGCAATGGTCACAATTGTTTTTAATGCAGGTGCTGAAGCGTTAGATTTATCGAACGAAGAACGTCGAATATTGTCTGACCGTACTATAATGCAATTGAGAATGATTGCAAAAGGCGCAGCGGTATTAAAAATGACAAGAGGTATTACGCTGTAA
- the cysQ gene encoding protein CysQ yields MQIMTLIPELKKIARATGAVIYDIYQSGEFEQEIKFDHTPVTSADIAAHNYLSKQLALLTPDIPILSEEDCDIAVEERQSWETYWLLDPLDGTQEFISRSGDFATIIALVHKNKPILGMIYGPKDDVLYWAVDGEGAYKETSDGEDRIFSHTCLQPLTSLNVVVSRVQNPDNIRKLVEDDIDLELQSLGSASLKGCLVAEGKADCYIRLGITGEWDTAGTQCIVTEAGGAILDLNLNPLSYNQRDTLKNPDFIVLGDRNLTWSEILTG; encoded by the coding sequence ATGCAAATAATGACCTTAATTCCAGAGTTAAAAAAAATTGCACGCGCCACTGGTGCAGTGATTTATGATATTTATCAATCGGGCGAGTTTGAGCAAGAAATTAAATTCGATCATACACCGGTTACCAGTGCTGATATCGCCGCTCATAACTATTTATCTAAGCAACTTGCGTTACTGACGCCTGACATTCCAATTTTGTCTGAAGAAGATTGTGATATTGCCGTTGAAGAGCGTCAATCTTGGGAAACTTATTGGTTATTAGATCCGTTAGATGGCACACAGGAGTTTATTTCTCGTAGTGGTGATTTTGCGACGATTATTGCATTGGTACACAAGAACAAACCTATTTTGGGAATGATTTACGGTCCTAAAGATGACGTTCTCTATTGGGCTGTTGACGGCGAAGGTGCATACAAAGAAACATCGGATGGTGAAGATAGAATTTTCAGTCATACATGTTTGCAACCTTTAACCAGTTTAAATGTGGTTGTGAGCCGGGTTCAGAATCCGGACAACATTCGTAAGTTAGTTGAAGATGATATTGACTTAGAATTACAATCTCTTGGCTCTGCGAGCTTAAAAGGTTGCTTAGTTGCAGAAGGTAAAGCGGATTGCTATATACGTTTAGGCATTACTGGTGAGTGGGATACTGCGGGTACGCAATGTATCGTGACTGAAGCGGGGGGGGCGATTCTTGATTTGAATTTAAACCCACTCTCTTATAACCAACGCGATACATTAAAAAATCCTGATTTTATTGTACTTGGAGACCGTAATTTGACATGGTCTGAGATCTTAACGGGTTAA